One stretch of Punica granatum isolate Tunisia-2019 chromosome 5, ASM765513v2, whole genome shotgun sequence DNA includes these proteins:
- the LOC116208581 gene encoding RAB11-binding protein RELCH homolog isoform X1, with the protein MDVERSSLCNCVVNFLLEENYLLTAFELLHELLDDGRDAHAIRLKEFFSDPAHFPPDQVSRFNSLRVADPQSLLEEKEALEEKLAICEYELRLAKEDVAKLKTELQRKTESSLTESSASNSDSVKQRPEVQRKKRDAAISDLGPLKDNERQDLNCAVKEYLLLAGYRLTAMTFYEEVTDQNLDIWQETPACVPDALRHYYYQYLSSSTEAAEEKIKMLLENEYLRKEKTRLIDEKDSLMRNKDLADNQIATLTKSLEATQRDLRDRENQVQVAKQMLEQQRKELNECRAEITSLKMHIEGSFSGRNILAGDVDSLQSQTLEKYKEEIKSLQLELEILKAKEAAAPDSLDSINFLKEETVVEIHEDKGAPSPSIEVSSGTGDPSDVHSLAAQASGGDTSKPKEVSVPVLMDHSNNNGTPSNVNVRSKENGEAPALDSRSHIKSANLNGEAVIQKMGSETIQILADALPKIVPFVLINHREELLPLIMCAIERHPDSSTRDSLTHTLFNLIKRPDEQQRQIIMDACVSLAKNVGEMRTETELLPQCWEQINHMYEERRLLVAQSCGQLAEFVRPEIRDSLILSIIQQLVEDAATVIREAAAHNLAMLLPLFPNLDKYFKVEELMFQLACDPSGSVVETTLNELVPAVIKWGNKLDHILRVLLSHILGSAQRCPPLSGVEGSIESHLRVLGERERWNIDVLLRMLSVILPFVHKKAVETYPFSAVPDSTGALFSSSVLQLYAEGESEWPAFEWLHVDCLPDLIKLMCFLPQKEDNLRNRTTKFLLAVSEHFGEAYLTHIMLPIFMVAVGDDADLTYLSSTAHSKIKGLRPRTAVAQRLAIMCVLPLMLAGVLGAPSKCEQLTEHLRRLLFQGAVTESQSKHTAEIFYAVRFLCSFEGHHTMIFNILWEMVVSSNTDMKVNAANLLKVIVPYIDARVASTHVLPALVTLGSDQNLNVKYASIEAFGGVAQHFKNDMIVDKIRVQMDAFLDDGSHEATIAVVRALGIAVPHTTEKLRDYLLAKILQLTSGPVPAGDVMRRRERANAFCESIRALDATDLSAASVRDFLLPAIQNLLKDPDALDPAHKEALEIMLKERSGGTLDAISKVMGAHLGLASSMTSFFGEGGLLGKKETATEVPAEQPDSPKPTLPPPMEDTRFRRIMRGNFTDMLRAKAKGPEDQTQ; encoded by the exons ATGGACGTCGAGAGATCGTCCCTCTGCAATTGCGTGGTGAACTTCTTGCTGGAAGAGAACTACTTGCTCACCGCATTCGAGCTCCTCCACGAGCTCCTTGACGATGGCCGCGATGCTCACGCCATTCGCCTCAAGGAGTTCTTCTCCGATCCAGCTCATTTCCCTCCCGATCAGGTCTCCCGCTTCAACTCTCTCCGAG TTGCCGATCCTCAGAGCTTGCTAGAAGAGAAGGAAGCACTAGAAGAAAAATTGGCAATCTGTGAATACGAGCTTCGTTTAGCAAAAGAGGACGTTGCAAAGTTGAAGACGGAATTGCAGAGGAAGACAGAATCATCTCTTACTGAATCAAGCG CTTCCAATTCAGACTCAGTTAAGCAAAGACCAGAGGTACAACGGAAGAAGAGAGACGCTGCTATTTCTGATTTAGGCCCTCTAAAGGATAATGAACGTCAGGATCTCAATTGCGCAGTGAAAGAGTACTTACTTTTAGCAGGTTACAGGCTTACAGCCATGACATTTTATGAAGAG GTCACTGATCAGAACCTCGACATTTGGCAGGAGACACCTGCTTGTGTGCCAGATGCTCTACGGCATTATTACTATCAGTATCTCTCATCCAGTACAGAGGCTGCCGAG GAGAAGATCAAAATGCTTTTAGAGAATGAatatttaagaaaagaaaagacaagGTTGATAGATGAGAAGGATTCTCTGATGAGAAACAAAGATTTGGCAGATAATCAAATAGCTACTTTGACGAAATCATTGGAGGCTACGCAGAGAGATCTTAGGGACCGGGAGAACCAG GTACAAGTTGCGAAACAAATGTTAGAGCAGCAAAGAAAGGAGCTGAATGAGTGCAGAGCTGAGATTACCTCATTAAAGATGCATATTGAAGGATCATTTTCCGGAAGGAATATTCTAGCTGGTGATGTCGATTCTCTCCAATCTCAGACATTGGAAAAATACAAGGAAGAAATAAAATCACTTCAGTTGGAATTAGAAATTCTGAAGGCCAAAGAAGCAGCGGCTCCTGATTCTCTAGattcaatcaattttttgaaaGAAGAAACAGTTGTTGAGATTCATGAGGATAAAGGTGCGCCATCTCCATCAATTGAAGTATCATCAGGAACTGGAGACCCCAGTGATGTTCATTCACTGGCTGCTCAAGCCTCTGGTGGGGACACATCTAAGCCCAAGGAAGTTTCAGTCCCTGTTTTGATGGATCATTCCAATAATAATGGTACCCCTAGCAATGTTAATGTCAGATCCAAGGAAAATGGTGAAGCACCAGCACTGGATAGCAGATCACACATAAAGTCAGCTAATTTGAACGGTGAAGCTGTTATTCAGAAGATG GGTTCAGAGAccattcaaattcttgctgaTGCCTTGCCAAAGATTGTCCCTTTTGTTTTGATCAACCACAGAGAG GAACTTCTTCCGCTGATAATGTGTGCAATTGAGCGCCATCCAGATAGTAGCACTCGAGATTCCTTGACACACACCttgtttaatttaataaaacgGCCCGATGAACAACAGAGACAGATTATCATGGAT GCCTGTGTTAGCCTTGCGAAGAATGTAGGAGAAATGAGAACAGAAACAGAGTTGCTTCCGCAGTGCTGGGAGCAA ATAAATCACATGTATGAGGAGCGTAGGCTGCTTGTCGCGCAATCATGTGGACAACTTGCAGAGTTTGTCAGGCCGGAGATTCGTGATTCTCTTATTCTATCAATCATTCAACAACTGGTGGAGGATGCTGCAACCGTAATTCGTGAAGCTGCTGCTCACAACTTGGCTATGCTTCTTCCGCTCTTTCCCAATCTGGACAAATATTTCAAG GTTGAGGAGTTGATGTTTCAATTAGCTTGTGATCCCTCGGGCTCAGTGGTGGAAACTACATTAAATGAGCTAGTTCCAGCAGTCATAAAATGGGGGAATAAGCTAGACCATATCCTCAGAGTATTGCTCTCTCATATCTTAGGTTCAGCTCAG CGTTGTCCACCACTTTCAGGCGTTGAAGGTTCTATTGAGTCACATCTCCGTGTTTTAGGAGAACGTGAGCGCTGGAATATTGATGTTCTGCTGAGGATGTTGTCAGTGATACTTCCCTTTGTGCACAAAAAAGCAGTTGAGACATATCCATTTTCTGCTGTTCCCGATTCAACAGGAGCATTGTTTTCCAGCTCGGTGCTGCAATTATATGCAGA GGGAGAGTCGGAATGGCCTGCATTTGAATGGTTGCATGTGGACTGCTTGCCTGACCTAATAAAGCTTATGTGCTTCTTGCCGCAAAAAGAAGATAATTTAAGAAATCGAACTACAAAG TTTCTCCTAGCTGTATCCGAACATTTTGGGGAAGCTTATCTCACGCACATCATGTTGCCTATATTCATGGTGGCAGTGGGGGATGATGCCGATTTGACTTATCTTTCTTCCACTGCCCATTCTAAAATTAAAG GGCTCAGACCGAGAACTGCTGTGGCTCAGAGACTTGCTATTATGTGTGTCCTGCCACTTATGCTAGCCGGTGTATTAGGTGCTCCTAGCAAGTGCGAACAATTAACAGAGCATTTAAGAAGGCTATTGTTTCAGGGTGCAGTCACAGAGAGTCAGTCAAAGCATACAGCCGAAATCTTTTATGCTGTCCGGTTTCTATG TTCATTCGAGGGACATCACACCATGATATTTAATATCTTATGGGAAATGGTTGTTAGCTCCAACACAGATATGAAAGTTAATGCCGCCAACTTGTTGAAAGTCATT GTACCATATATAGATGCAAGAGTTGCTTCTACTCACGTTCTACCCGCCCTGGTGACTCTTGGGTCTGACCAGAATCTGAATGTGAAGTATGCAAGCATCGAAGCTTTTGGGGGTGTGGCTCAACATTTTAAAAACGACATG ATTGTTGATAAGATACGAGTGCAAATGGATGCATTCCTTGATGATGGATCACATGAAGCTACTATTGCGGTGGTTCGCGCCCTAGGGATAGCTGTACCACATACCACAGAGAAACTTAGAGATT ATCTTTTAGCCAAGATTTTGCAGCTGACAAGTGGGCCAGTTCCAGCTGGTGATGTGATGCGTCGCCGTGAAAGAGCCAATGCATTCTGTGAATCCATCCGTGCTCTGGATGCTACAG ATCTTTCCGCTGCTAGCGTTCGGGATTTCCTCCTACCTGCGATACAGAATTTGTTAAAAGACCCAGATGCCCTTGATCCCGCGCACAAGGAAGCCCTCGAGATCATGCTGAAGGAACGCTCAGGGGGAACTCTGGACGCTATCAGCAAGGTGATGGGTGCTCATCTTGGGCTGGCGTCATCCATGACCAGTTTCTTTGGTGAGGGGGGTCTGTTAGGCAAAAAGGAGACAGCCACGGAAGTGCCAGCAGAACAGCCCGATTCTCCAAAGCCCACACTGCCACCTCCCATGGAAGACACACGATTCAGGCGGATAATGAGGGGAAATTTTACGGACATGCTGAGGGCAAAAGCAAAAGGTCCAGAGGACCAGACACAGTAA
- the LOC116208581 gene encoding RAB11-binding protein RELCH isoform X2, which yields MDVERSSLCNCVVNFLLEENYLLTAFELLHELLDDGRDAHAIRLKEFFSDPAHFPPDQVSRFNSLRVADPQSLLEEKEALEEKLAICEYELRLAKEDVAKLKTELQRKTESSLTESSDSVKQRPEVQRKKRDAAISDLGPLKDNERQDLNCAVKEYLLLAGYRLTAMTFYEEVTDQNLDIWQETPACVPDALRHYYYQYLSSSTEAAEEKIKMLLENEYLRKEKTRLIDEKDSLMRNKDLADNQIATLTKSLEATQRDLRDRENQVQVAKQMLEQQRKELNECRAEITSLKMHIEGSFSGRNILAGDVDSLQSQTLEKYKEEIKSLQLELEILKAKEAAAPDSLDSINFLKEETVVEIHEDKGAPSPSIEVSSGTGDPSDVHSLAAQASGGDTSKPKEVSVPVLMDHSNNNGTPSNVNVRSKENGEAPALDSRSHIKSANLNGEAVIQKMGSETIQILADALPKIVPFVLINHREELLPLIMCAIERHPDSSTRDSLTHTLFNLIKRPDEQQRQIIMDACVSLAKNVGEMRTETELLPQCWEQINHMYEERRLLVAQSCGQLAEFVRPEIRDSLILSIIQQLVEDAATVIREAAAHNLAMLLPLFPNLDKYFKVEELMFQLACDPSGSVVETTLNELVPAVIKWGNKLDHILRVLLSHILGSAQRCPPLSGVEGSIESHLRVLGERERWNIDVLLRMLSVILPFVHKKAVETYPFSAVPDSTGALFSSSVLQLYAEGESEWPAFEWLHVDCLPDLIKLMCFLPQKEDNLRNRTTKFLLAVSEHFGEAYLTHIMLPIFMVAVGDDADLTYLSSTAHSKIKGLRPRTAVAQRLAIMCVLPLMLAGVLGAPSKCEQLTEHLRRLLFQGAVTESQSKHTAEIFYAVRFLCSFEGHHTMIFNILWEMVVSSNTDMKVNAANLLKVIVPYIDARVASTHVLPALVTLGSDQNLNVKYASIEAFGGVAQHFKNDMIVDKIRVQMDAFLDDGSHEATIAVVRALGIAVPHTTEKLRDYLLAKILQLTSGPVPAGDVMRRRERANAFCESIRALDATDLSAASVRDFLLPAIQNLLKDPDALDPAHKEALEIMLKERSGGTLDAISKVMGAHLGLASSMTSFFGEGGLLGKKETATEVPAEQPDSPKPTLPPPMEDTRFRRIMRGNFTDMLRAKAKGPEDQTQ from the exons ATGGACGTCGAGAGATCGTCCCTCTGCAATTGCGTGGTGAACTTCTTGCTGGAAGAGAACTACTTGCTCACCGCATTCGAGCTCCTCCACGAGCTCCTTGACGATGGCCGCGATGCTCACGCCATTCGCCTCAAGGAGTTCTTCTCCGATCCAGCTCATTTCCCTCCCGATCAGGTCTCCCGCTTCAACTCTCTCCGAG TTGCCGATCCTCAGAGCTTGCTAGAAGAGAAGGAAGCACTAGAAGAAAAATTGGCAATCTGTGAATACGAGCTTCGTTTAGCAAAAGAGGACGTTGCAAAGTTGAAGACGGAATTGCAGAGGAAGACAGAATCATCTCTTACTGAATCAAGCG ACTCAGTTAAGCAAAGACCAGAGGTACAACGGAAGAAGAGAGACGCTGCTATTTCTGATTTAGGCCCTCTAAAGGATAATGAACGTCAGGATCTCAATTGCGCAGTGAAAGAGTACTTACTTTTAGCAGGTTACAGGCTTACAGCCATGACATTTTATGAAGAG GTCACTGATCAGAACCTCGACATTTGGCAGGAGACACCTGCTTGTGTGCCAGATGCTCTACGGCATTATTACTATCAGTATCTCTCATCCAGTACAGAGGCTGCCGAG GAGAAGATCAAAATGCTTTTAGAGAATGAatatttaagaaaagaaaagacaagGTTGATAGATGAGAAGGATTCTCTGATGAGAAACAAAGATTTGGCAGATAATCAAATAGCTACTTTGACGAAATCATTGGAGGCTACGCAGAGAGATCTTAGGGACCGGGAGAACCAG GTACAAGTTGCGAAACAAATGTTAGAGCAGCAAAGAAAGGAGCTGAATGAGTGCAGAGCTGAGATTACCTCATTAAAGATGCATATTGAAGGATCATTTTCCGGAAGGAATATTCTAGCTGGTGATGTCGATTCTCTCCAATCTCAGACATTGGAAAAATACAAGGAAGAAATAAAATCACTTCAGTTGGAATTAGAAATTCTGAAGGCCAAAGAAGCAGCGGCTCCTGATTCTCTAGattcaatcaattttttgaaaGAAGAAACAGTTGTTGAGATTCATGAGGATAAAGGTGCGCCATCTCCATCAATTGAAGTATCATCAGGAACTGGAGACCCCAGTGATGTTCATTCACTGGCTGCTCAAGCCTCTGGTGGGGACACATCTAAGCCCAAGGAAGTTTCAGTCCCTGTTTTGATGGATCATTCCAATAATAATGGTACCCCTAGCAATGTTAATGTCAGATCCAAGGAAAATGGTGAAGCACCAGCACTGGATAGCAGATCACACATAAAGTCAGCTAATTTGAACGGTGAAGCTGTTATTCAGAAGATG GGTTCAGAGAccattcaaattcttgctgaTGCCTTGCCAAAGATTGTCCCTTTTGTTTTGATCAACCACAGAGAG GAACTTCTTCCGCTGATAATGTGTGCAATTGAGCGCCATCCAGATAGTAGCACTCGAGATTCCTTGACACACACCttgtttaatttaataaaacgGCCCGATGAACAACAGAGACAGATTATCATGGAT GCCTGTGTTAGCCTTGCGAAGAATGTAGGAGAAATGAGAACAGAAACAGAGTTGCTTCCGCAGTGCTGGGAGCAA ATAAATCACATGTATGAGGAGCGTAGGCTGCTTGTCGCGCAATCATGTGGACAACTTGCAGAGTTTGTCAGGCCGGAGATTCGTGATTCTCTTATTCTATCAATCATTCAACAACTGGTGGAGGATGCTGCAACCGTAATTCGTGAAGCTGCTGCTCACAACTTGGCTATGCTTCTTCCGCTCTTTCCCAATCTGGACAAATATTTCAAG GTTGAGGAGTTGATGTTTCAATTAGCTTGTGATCCCTCGGGCTCAGTGGTGGAAACTACATTAAATGAGCTAGTTCCAGCAGTCATAAAATGGGGGAATAAGCTAGACCATATCCTCAGAGTATTGCTCTCTCATATCTTAGGTTCAGCTCAG CGTTGTCCACCACTTTCAGGCGTTGAAGGTTCTATTGAGTCACATCTCCGTGTTTTAGGAGAACGTGAGCGCTGGAATATTGATGTTCTGCTGAGGATGTTGTCAGTGATACTTCCCTTTGTGCACAAAAAAGCAGTTGAGACATATCCATTTTCTGCTGTTCCCGATTCAACAGGAGCATTGTTTTCCAGCTCGGTGCTGCAATTATATGCAGA GGGAGAGTCGGAATGGCCTGCATTTGAATGGTTGCATGTGGACTGCTTGCCTGACCTAATAAAGCTTATGTGCTTCTTGCCGCAAAAAGAAGATAATTTAAGAAATCGAACTACAAAG TTTCTCCTAGCTGTATCCGAACATTTTGGGGAAGCTTATCTCACGCACATCATGTTGCCTATATTCATGGTGGCAGTGGGGGATGATGCCGATTTGACTTATCTTTCTTCCACTGCCCATTCTAAAATTAAAG GGCTCAGACCGAGAACTGCTGTGGCTCAGAGACTTGCTATTATGTGTGTCCTGCCACTTATGCTAGCCGGTGTATTAGGTGCTCCTAGCAAGTGCGAACAATTAACAGAGCATTTAAGAAGGCTATTGTTTCAGGGTGCAGTCACAGAGAGTCAGTCAAAGCATACAGCCGAAATCTTTTATGCTGTCCGGTTTCTATG TTCATTCGAGGGACATCACACCATGATATTTAATATCTTATGGGAAATGGTTGTTAGCTCCAACACAGATATGAAAGTTAATGCCGCCAACTTGTTGAAAGTCATT GTACCATATATAGATGCAAGAGTTGCTTCTACTCACGTTCTACCCGCCCTGGTGACTCTTGGGTCTGACCAGAATCTGAATGTGAAGTATGCAAGCATCGAAGCTTTTGGGGGTGTGGCTCAACATTTTAAAAACGACATG ATTGTTGATAAGATACGAGTGCAAATGGATGCATTCCTTGATGATGGATCACATGAAGCTACTATTGCGGTGGTTCGCGCCCTAGGGATAGCTGTACCACATACCACAGAGAAACTTAGAGATT ATCTTTTAGCCAAGATTTTGCAGCTGACAAGTGGGCCAGTTCCAGCTGGTGATGTGATGCGTCGCCGTGAAAGAGCCAATGCATTCTGTGAATCCATCCGTGCTCTGGATGCTACAG ATCTTTCCGCTGCTAGCGTTCGGGATTTCCTCCTACCTGCGATACAGAATTTGTTAAAAGACCCAGATGCCCTTGATCCCGCGCACAAGGAAGCCCTCGAGATCATGCTGAAGGAACGCTCAGGGGGAACTCTGGACGCTATCAGCAAGGTGATGGGTGCTCATCTTGGGCTGGCGTCATCCATGACCAGTTTCTTTGGTGAGGGGGGTCTGTTAGGCAAAAAGGAGACAGCCACGGAAGTGCCAGCAGAACAGCCCGATTCTCCAAAGCCCACACTGCCACCTCCCATGGAAGACACACGATTCAGGCGGATAATGAGGGGAAATTTTACGGACATGCTGAGGGCAAAAGCAAAAGGTCCAGAGGACCAGACACAGTAA
- the LOC116207773 gene encoding probable non-specific lipid-transfer protein AKCS9, protein MTSVMAFRLNYHEECHGAKANINYPSDYSSLTITNTAAPNTQSQTQREEESEREERTKEVSYIANKMKPAASVVWLCLVVAAALAAAVLVKEAEAVTCSPLELSPCLGAITSSSPPSGQCCSKLREQRPCLCGYLRNPSLRSYVNSPNARRVAVTCGVPFPQC, encoded by the exons ATGACGAGTGTGATGGCTTTTCGGTTAAATTACCACGAAGAATG CCACGGGGCTAAAGCCAATATAAATTACCCCTCAGATTACTCCTCTCTTACAATTACGAACACAGCCGCCCCCAACACCCAGTCACAGACgcagagagaagaagagagtgaACGAGAGGAAAGAACGAAGGAAGTCTCGTATATAGCAAATAAGATGAAGCCGGCTGCTTCAGTAGTGTGGCTGTGCTTGGTGGTGGCGGCGGCGCTGGCAGCCGCAGTTCTGGTGAAAGAAGCAGAAGCGGTGACGTGCAGCCCGCTGGAGCTGAGCCCGTGCTTAGGGGCAATCACGTCGTCTTCCCCCCCGTCGGGTCAGTGCTGCAGCAAGCTGAGGGAGCAGAGGCCCTGCCTCTGTGGCTACCTCAGGAACCCGAGCCTCAGGTCCTACGTCAACTCCCCCAACGCCCGTCGGGTTGCTGTCACCTGCGGTGTTCCATTCCCCCAGTGCTAG
- the LOC116208586 gene encoding putative glutamine amidotransferase GAT1_2.1, which produces MTSDLSVVLPRVLIVSRRSVRKNKFVDFVGEYHLDLVVGYGAVPVIVPRVSGVHMLLDSFEPIHGVLLCEGEDIDPSLYEPDASGLSLEELEEIRKLHASDTAIDKEKDSIEMRLAKLCLERNIPYLGICRGSQVLNVACGGTLYQDIEKELTKKCPEENRVAHINYDDYDGHRHSAKVVENTPLDQWFKDSLDEEKMEIMVNSYHHQGVKRLAQRFVPMAFAPDGLIEGFYDPDAYNPEEGKFIMGLQFHPERMRKSDSDEFDYPGCPSAYQEFVKAVRAYQKKLNSSTSVPRPVKLDQEMEKQRKIIVRSFSLARNLYTKGQGLPSSKESELKAGAEFLESNTALSLQQETRLKQMGATVRNGGSYLERLKLNEEREKIARLVIGKMSVEQLSDLMSFYRMMGQICSEVMERKLQDIVTEAAS; this is translated from the exons ATGACCTCTGATCTCTCCGTCGTCCTTCCCCGCGTCCTTATCGTCTCTCGGCGTAGTGTTCGCAAGAACAAGTTCGTCGATTTCGTAG GAGAGTACCATCTCGATCTCGTCGTCGGATATGGGGCCGTGCCCGTCATAGTTCCGAGGGTCAGTGGGGTCCACATGTTGCTGGACAGCTTCGAGCCGATCCACGGCGTTCTCCTCTGCGAAGGAGAGGACATCGACCCGTCATTGTACGAGCCCGACGCATCTGGACTCTCACTGGAGGAGCTGGAGGAGATCCGGAAGCTCCATGCGAGCGACACGGCCATTGACAAAGAGAAGGACTCGATCGAGATGAGACTCGCAAAGCTATGCCTCGAGAGGAATATCCCTTATCTTGGAATTTGCCGGGGTTCCCAAGTCTTGAATGTGGCCTGTGGAG GTACTCTCTACCAAGACATTGAGAAGGAGCTCACAAAGAAATGCCCTGAAGAGAATAGAGTGGCGCACATCAACTACGATGACTACGACGGGCACAGACATTCTGCTAAGGTTGTTGAGAACACGCCTCTGGACCAGTGGTTTAAGGATTCTCTCGACGAAGAGAAGATGGAGATAATGGTGAACAGCTATCACCACCAAGGAGTTAAGAGATTGGCTCAGAGGTTTGTTCCAATGGCTTTTGCACCTGATGGGCTGATCGAAGGGTTCTATGACCCTGATGCCTACAACCCTGAAGAGGGCAAGTTCATCATGGGCCTCCAGTTTCACCCTGAGAGGATGAGGAAGTCCGATTCTGATGAGTTTGATTACCCGGGATGCCCTTCCGCTTATCAG GAGTTTGTGAAGGCTGTGAGAGCATATCAGAAAAAGCTCAACAGCTCAACCTCAGTACCAAGGCCAGTAAAGCTCGACCAAGAGATGGAGAAGCAGAGGAAGATTATAGTTCGTAGCTTCTCGCTTGCTAGAAACCTATACACCAAAGGGCAGGGTTTGCCCTCTTCTAAGGAATCTGAGCTTAAAGCGGGTGCAGAATTCCTTGAG TCGAACACAGCATTAAGTCTGCAACAAGAGACCAGGCTAAAGCAGATGGGAGCGACGGTGAGGAATGGAGGTTCGTATCTAGAGAGGCTAAAGCTGAACGAGGAGAGGGAGAAGATTGCTCGGTTAGTGATAGGAAAGATGTCGGTGGAGCAATTATCTGATCTCATGTCCTTTTACAGGATGATGGGACAGATCTGCTCTGAAGTCATGGAAAGGAAGCTTCAGGACATTGTTACTGAAGCTGCTTCCTAG